In Triticum aestivum cultivar Chinese Spring chromosome 5B, IWGSC CS RefSeq v2.1, whole genome shotgun sequence, the following proteins share a genomic window:
- the LOC123117847 gene encoding cysteine-rich receptor-like protein kinase 10 isoform X1 has translation MAAIIILLLILLSAPSLYLVAADDFCDNVKAVAAILSKNASASPVHFASATYGQAPDVVSALALCGGDILDGSACAGCITSWFDKQAVNLTQCARAGSNYRDCIIAYGGAADNILGAPSNATGGRGDNTPPFEDWSIRNVSVSGGAGAVPLVVGLTRELLVATAEKAAVTAPSRYATGVMDFQSVTTYPRVYSQARCTPDLPADECSACLRRLLGMVNSTMSLRMGGQMGVTRCYFRYDAFQFYSGQPLLSLPAPAPAAAPTPNKSRRSMLWVIPVVVVPLTAAAFLLFICYYRRRKGSRYARRKMQEKNSEFSFFDFAELVDATSNFSEENKLGEGGFGTVYKGQLPDGLEIAVKRLDSLSRQGFIEFQNELQLIAKLQHINLVRLLGCCSQEEEKILVYEYLPNKSLDHFIFDEDKRALLDWSKFVAIIEGIAHGLLYLHKHSRLLVIHRDLKPSNILLDSEMNPKISDFGLAKIFSSTDTEANTTRRVVGTYGYMAPEYASKGIFSIKSDVFSFGVIILEILSGKQNSGQQQCGDFINLLGHAWQLWEDGKWFDLVDSSFVPHSHSAKMMRCINVALLCVQENAVERPTMGDVVSMLGSETMILDEPKQPAYINVRVGNEQASTAPESDSISDMTLSVTTPR, from the exons ATGGCGGCCATCATCATCCTGCTCCTCATCCTACTCAGTGCACCGTCTCTGTATCTCGTGGCCGCCGACGACTTCTGCGACAACGTCAAGGCCGTGGCAGCCATCCTCTCCAAGAACGCCTCCGCTTCCCCGGTGCACTTCGCCAGCGCCACCTACGGCCAAGCCCCCGACGTGGTCTCCGCGCTCGCGCTCTGCGGCGGCGACATCCTCGACGGCTCCGCCTGTGCCGGCTGCATCACCAGCTGGTTCGACAAGCAGGCGGTCAACCTGACGCAGTGCGCCAGGGCCGGCTCCAACTACCGGGACTGCATCATCGCCTACGGCGGCGCCGCCGACAACATCCTCGGGGCGCCCTCCAACGCCACGGGAGGGCGCGGCGACAACACGCCGCCTTTCGAGGACTGGAGCATCAGGAACGTCTCCGTctcgggcggcgccggcgccgtccctctcgtcGTCGGCCTCACCCGCGAGCTGCTGGTGGCGACTGCGGAGAAGGCGGCAGTCACGGCTCCGAGCAGGTATGCCACCGGCGTCATGGACTTTCAGAGCGTGACGACCTACCCGAGGGTGTACTCGCAGGCGCGGTGCACGCCGGACCTGCCCGCCGACGAGTGCTCGGCGTGCCTGCGCCGTCTCCTCGGCATGGTCAACTCCACCATGTCCCTGCGCATGGGTGGGCAGATGGGTGTCACGCGGTGTTATTTCAGGTACGACGCGTTTCAGTTCTACTCTGGCCAACCACTGCTAAGtctgccggcgccggcgccggcggcagcTCCGACTCCGAACAAAAGCAGGA GGAGCATGTTATGGGTAATTCCCGTAGTTGTAGTTCCTCTAACTGCAGCTGCATTTCTCCTCTTCATCTGTTACTATCGTCGGAGAAAAG GATCAAGATATGCAAGGAGGAAGATGCAAGAGAAAAACTCGGAGTTCTCTTTCTTTGACTTTGCAGAGCTAGTGGATGCTACAAGTAATTTCTCAGAGGAAAACAAACTTGGAGAAGGTGGCTTTGGCACTGTCTACAAG GGCCAGCTTCCAGACGGGTTGGAGATAGCGGTCAAGAGACTTGATTCACTTTCACGACAGGGTTTCATAGAGTTCCAAAATGAACTCCAGCTCATAGCCAAACTCCAGCACATAAATTTGGTTAGGCTCTTGGGATGCTGCTCTCAAGAGGAGGAGAAAATATTGGTCTATGAATACTTGCCCAACAAAAGCCTGGATCACTTCATCTTTG ATGAGGATAAAAGAGCTTTACTGGATTGGTCAAAATTTGTTGCAATAATTGAGGGAATAGCGCATGGACTTCTTTACCTGCATAAGCACTCCCGGTTGCTTGTTATACATCGAGACCTTAAACCAAGCAATATTCTCCTGGACAGCGAAATGAATCCAAAAATATCAGATTTCGGGTTAGCAAAAATATTCAGCTCAACTGACACCGAAGCAAACACCACAAGAAGAGTGGTTGGCACATA TGGCTACATGGCCCCTGAGTATGCTTCAAAAGGCATCTTCTCTATTAAATCCGATGTCTTCAGCTTCGGTGTAATCATTTTGGAGATCCTTAGTGGAAAACAGAATTCTGGTCAGCAACAATGTGGAGATTTCATCAATCTGCTTGGACAT GCATGGCAATTATGGGAAGATGGAAAGTGGTTTGATCTCGTCGATTCATCATTTGTTCCGCACAGTCACTCGGCAAAGATGATGAGGTGCATTAACGTAGCATTGTTGTGTGTACAAGAGAATGCAGTTGAACGACCAACCATGGGAGATGTTGTTTCAATGCTAGGCAGTGAGACTATGATCTTGGATGAGCCTAAGCAGCCAGCATATATCAACGTAAGAGTGGGAAATGAACAAGCGTCCACTGCTCCGGAGTCAGATAGTATTAGTGATATGACCTTATCTGTCACAACTCCGAGATAG
- the LOC123117847 gene encoding cysteine-rich receptor-like protein kinase 10 isoform X2, producing MAAIIILLLILLSAPSLYLVAADDFCDNVKAVAAILSKNASASPVHFASATYGQAPDVVSALALCGGDILDGSACAGCITSWFDKQAVNLTQCARAGSNYRDCIIAYGGAADNILGAPSNATGGRGDNTPPFEDWSIRNVSVSGGAGAVPLVVGLTRELLVATAEKAAVTAPSRYATGVMDFQSVTTYPRVYSQARCTPDLPADECSACLRRLLGMVNSTMSLRMGGQMGVTRCYFRYDAFQFYSGQPLLSLPAPAPAAAPTPNKSRRSMLWVIPVVVVPLTAAAFLLFICYYRRRKGSRYARRKMQEKNSEFSFFDFAELVDATSNFSEENKLGEGGFGTVYKGQLPDGLEIAVKRLDSLSRQGFIEFQNELQLIAKLQHINLVRLLGCCSQEEEKILVYEYLPNKSLDHFIFDEDKRALLDWSKFVAIIEGIAHGLLYLHKHSRLLVIHRDLKPSNILLDSEMNPKISDFGLAKIFSSTDTEANTTRRVVGTYGYMAPEYASKGIFSIKSDVFSFGVIILEILSGKQNSGQQQCGDFINLLGHLQTGMAIMGRWKVV from the exons ATGGCGGCCATCATCATCCTGCTCCTCATCCTACTCAGTGCACCGTCTCTGTATCTCGTGGCCGCCGACGACTTCTGCGACAACGTCAAGGCCGTGGCAGCCATCCTCTCCAAGAACGCCTCCGCTTCCCCGGTGCACTTCGCCAGCGCCACCTACGGCCAAGCCCCCGACGTGGTCTCCGCGCTCGCGCTCTGCGGCGGCGACATCCTCGACGGCTCCGCCTGTGCCGGCTGCATCACCAGCTGGTTCGACAAGCAGGCGGTCAACCTGACGCAGTGCGCCAGGGCCGGCTCCAACTACCGGGACTGCATCATCGCCTACGGCGGCGCCGCCGACAACATCCTCGGGGCGCCCTCCAACGCCACGGGAGGGCGCGGCGACAACACGCCGCCTTTCGAGGACTGGAGCATCAGGAACGTCTCCGTctcgggcggcgccggcgccgtccctctcgtcGTCGGCCTCACCCGCGAGCTGCTGGTGGCGACTGCGGAGAAGGCGGCAGTCACGGCTCCGAGCAGGTATGCCACCGGCGTCATGGACTTTCAGAGCGTGACGACCTACCCGAGGGTGTACTCGCAGGCGCGGTGCACGCCGGACCTGCCCGCCGACGAGTGCTCGGCGTGCCTGCGCCGTCTCCTCGGCATGGTCAACTCCACCATGTCCCTGCGCATGGGTGGGCAGATGGGTGTCACGCGGTGTTATTTCAGGTACGACGCGTTTCAGTTCTACTCTGGCCAACCACTGCTAAGtctgccggcgccggcgccggcggcagcTCCGACTCCGAACAAAAGCAGGA GGAGCATGTTATGGGTAATTCCCGTAGTTGTAGTTCCTCTAACTGCAGCTGCATTTCTCCTCTTCATCTGTTACTATCGTCGGAGAAAAG GATCAAGATATGCAAGGAGGAAGATGCAAGAGAAAAACTCGGAGTTCTCTTTCTTTGACTTTGCAGAGCTAGTGGATGCTACAAGTAATTTCTCAGAGGAAAACAAACTTGGAGAAGGTGGCTTTGGCACTGTCTACAAG GGCCAGCTTCCAGACGGGTTGGAGATAGCGGTCAAGAGACTTGATTCACTTTCACGACAGGGTTTCATAGAGTTCCAAAATGAACTCCAGCTCATAGCCAAACTCCAGCACATAAATTTGGTTAGGCTCTTGGGATGCTGCTCTCAAGAGGAGGAGAAAATATTGGTCTATGAATACTTGCCCAACAAAAGCCTGGATCACTTCATCTTTG ATGAGGATAAAAGAGCTTTACTGGATTGGTCAAAATTTGTTGCAATAATTGAGGGAATAGCGCATGGACTTCTTTACCTGCATAAGCACTCCCGGTTGCTTGTTATACATCGAGACCTTAAACCAAGCAATATTCTCCTGGACAGCGAAATGAATCCAAAAATATCAGATTTCGGGTTAGCAAAAATATTCAGCTCAACTGACACCGAAGCAAACACCACAAGAAGAGTGGTTGGCACATA TGGCTACATGGCCCCTGAGTATGCTTCAAAAGGCATCTTCTCTATTAAATCCGATGTCTTCAGCTTCGGTGTAATCATTTTGGAGATCCTTAGTGGAAAACAGAATTCTGGTCAGCAACAATGTGGAGATTTCATCAATCTGCTTGGACAT TTGCAAACAGGCATGGCAATTATGGGAAGATGGAAAGTGGTTTGA